Genomic window (Rosa chinensis cultivar Old Blush chromosome 6, RchiOBHm-V2, whole genome shotgun sequence):
agaGAAGTTGGCTAGGTAATAATCAATATGAacaatgtatcaaaatttgctATTTTTGTCTCTGCACCCAATTGTCTGAGTTGGTTCCTTTTGTATGCTTAATGcatgtttaaagaaaagaagaaaaaaaaaaaaaccttgcatACGTTTTGAAGTAATGCTTCTTACCAGAATGATTCCTTATCCCTAGTAGCCAAAATCATTGCTCTTAATATGAATAGATTCAAGCTGATGAAGGATACCAGCAACTcttctttactttattattttgttgtgtcaGAAAGCAATTTAGGAGAGTATGAAAACAGGATATTGGTGCATGTTTATATTGATATACACACCTGATAGTTGTGCGTCTTGATAACAGAAGGGTTGTCATTTGGGGTCTAAtatctttcttgtttctttgtggAGCCATGTAccttggacttctaattttttttttttccagtctaTACTTCCCTTATGTTTATATTGTTCTGAATTATAATGTTTTGATTGATAAAAGTtgcatgtatgattacttttacGCAATCGTATAGATGGGAGATTCACAAGGGAATGGTAAAAGAAAAGATTACAAAACTTGGAATGCTGAAGAGAGCAATGTTTTGCTTCAACTTATGGTTGAAGGCGCCAAACTTGGATTGCGTGATATTAATGGTGTGATAAGCAAACAAACAGTAGAGGCGAAGCTACTTCCTAAACTGAAGGAAAAACTTGGTTGTGAAATAAGTTTTAGTCATTACCAAAGTAGAGTGAAATGGTTTAAGAAACAATACACCAATTACTCTCAACTTATGCGTCATAGTTCTGGATTTGGGTGGGATCCGATCACAAAGAGATTCACTGCTGATGATGAAGTATGGGCAGATTATTTGAAGGTGAGCTTAttgctttttcattttattctaATTTAGATTTATAGTTATTTCAAATGGTTATCATCATATTGAcacgtgtatttttttttccctactaGTCACATCCAACGCATGGGCACTTTCGGTCagaaacttttccagactatgagGACTTGAAAATTGCAGTTGGAAATGGAACTGCAACTGGAATGGGCTCAATCAGTTTAGGTGATGATACAGATGCCTCTACATTTGGAGCGGAAGAAAACGGACCTTGGGGAATTGATGGATTAGTTTTTGATCGAAATACTAACATGTTCGTGCAAAGTGAAAATGAGTCATCACACCAAGAAAACTCGCCATCTCTTTCACAACAACCCTTCCAAGGTACCAATGTAGATGCTCCACCACATAGCAGGACTCAAGGAAAACGGAGTAGGACTGACTATGAAAATAATAGCGGCTCAAAGGGGGCAACTAGTCAGGCTGAGGTTTTAGAAAACTTATCAAGTGGCATTGGTAAAATTGTCACAAGTTTTGATAAAATTTGTGGCTTAATggagaagagagaatcaagAGAGAGTGATCTTTTGGATGCTATGAACGAGACCCCAGGATTAACTGATGAGGCTTGCTTTATGGCTCTTGATTTGCTTAATACTAAAGCAAAGCAAGATTTCTTCTTGAAGATGACTCCTGAACAACGACATAATTGGATCACCTATAAACAAATGCAATAGGTGTGGGTCAATCTCCACTAGCGACACCTAATAAGCAATAGGCTATGttctattattaattttaagttatggagtttgattttattttgtttgaattgCAGCTTGTTTTGAATGATTTTAAACTGGTATGTTATGAAttacaatttgattttttgtttgaatatttatgatttttgatttgcttttgaatgaatgttaatatgaatagtgatatattttttttataaatatgttTAGGTGCTTTCTCTATTAGCAATGTCTGAAATGGACATGTATGGagctgatgaagaggaagagcagTTTTACGAGGCTGTTAAGATATTATTAATGGCAATACAAGCAGTGATTTATGTGTTATACGAACTTGTGTTCAGCATACGTGGTGAACATATTAGACGTCCGCTGACTCGTCGACCAGTGACATCAAGTGGATACATATATATGCACAACATATTGGACAGAGACCCTCAAATCTTTAGAGATGTGTATAGAATGTATCCTGACGTGTTTCGAAAATTATGTAGCATCCTAAAAGCAAAAACACCTTTACGGGATACAAGACACATTTGTGTTGAAGAAATGCTTGCAACCTTTTTACTAGTTGTCGGCCAAAATAATCGATACAGTGAAGCCCGGCTGATATTTGAGCGATCTCATTTTGCTGTTAGCAGAAGTTTCAACAAAGTCTTGAAGGCCTTGAATACAATAGCACCACAGTTTATGGCTAAACCTGAATCCATACCACCTAACATAAGAGAAAGTACAAGGTTCTATCCTTACTTTAAGGTAAGCAATGCAACTTTTATGGAtggttaattatttattttattgtacAGTAATGAAgatattatttcattttttcttttcagctattgatatcttttttcattattttaggaTTGTGTCGGAGCTATAGATGGCACGCATATTCCTGCAACGGTAGTTGGACGTGAGGTAAGCAAATATCGAAATCGCCATGGGAAGATATCACAAAATGTATTAGCAGCTTGTAACTTTGATTTACAGTTCATATATGTGATTAGTGGATGGGAGGGTTCCGCTCATGATTCAAAAGTGTTGAATGATGCGATTTCTAGACAAAATGGACTCAAAGTGCCACCAGGTATAGTTTTACgtgcataaaaaaaattcagagtacttattacaatttatgtcatataacatatatataacatactaATTGCacatgttttttattattaggtaAATATTACTTAGGGGACTGCGGATTCCCAAATCGACGTCGGTTCCTAGCTCCATTTCGAGGTACTCGATATCACCTCAAAGATTttggtggtgaaggaaatcatccTGTCAATGCAATTGAGTTATTCAATCTTCGCCATGCTTCCTTGAGGAACGTAATTGAGAGAATATTTGGAATATTTAAGTCGcgtttcacaatcttcaaatcAGCACCACCATTTTTATATAAGACACAAGCAGAACTAGTTTTGGCTTGTGCAGGACTGCACAATTTTCTTCGACAGGAATGTCGTTCAGATGAATTTCCTCCTGAACCAGAAGAAGATCCGATAGACAATCACGAAGATAATTTTGAATGGGATGATTTTCAAACCCAAGATCAGCAAAGAGAGAATGCTAATGAATGGAGAATGAGTATTGCTACTCATATGTGGACAGATGCCCAACCAAAtgccaacaatgaaaacaatgacaatcaagaaagtgaaaatgaggGAGAAGAATAAATCATATCATTATTTCAAAGACGTCTGCTTATTTGGCATGAAACTTCatcaatgtgtttttttttttccttctcttttttggatatcttttggtttggttgattatatttggaggcttttcctttattttcttatatgtttgtttcatgACATTATTTGAGCTTCTCTGATTCCTACGCTAATGGTCATTAGTTAACATAGCTATGGCATCGTATTTTATTCTCTGACTAATAAACtagcttggtttttcttttttataagtattgtgaaatctacataagtcattcatataaagtctgtagatttttacaaatcagtaaaaatctgtgctaaaaatcaataaaagttaatggtttttaaaaaatcaataaaagtctatgaactttttatagaatcaatggacttttgaaaaagtctatcatttaaaaaaactccacacaaattcaaatacaatacacccccctaagatTGTATGGAACAGAACTAGGAGATTGTAAAATAATTTCAACGACCCCTTGAGAAGTGGACTAGCCATGATCTGTTTCTTCACGGAGACACAATGGA
Coding sequences:
- the LOC121049738 gene encoding uncharacterized protein At2g29880-like; the protein is MGDSQGNGKRKDYKTWNAEESNVLLQLMVEGAKLGLRDINGVISKQTVEAKLLPKLKEKLGCEISFSHYQSRVKWFKKQYTNYSQLMRHSSGFGWDPITKRFTADDEVWADYLKSHPTHGHFRSETFPDYEDLKIAVGNGTATGMGSISLGDDTDASTFGAEENGPWGIDGLVFDRNTNMFVQSENESSHQENSPSLSQQPFQGTNVDAPPHSRTQGKRSRTDYENNSGSKGATSQAEVLENLSSGIGKIVTSFDKICGLMEKRESRESDLLDAMNETPGLTDEACFMALDLLNTKAKQDFFLKMTPEQRHNWITYKQMQ
- the LOC112169199 gene encoding uncharacterized protein LOC112169199, encoding MAKPESIPPNIRESTRFYPYFKDCVGAIDGTHIPATVVGREVSKYRNRHGKISQNVLAACNFDLQFIYVISGWEGSAHDSKVLNDAISRQNGLKVPPDEFPPEPEEDPIDNHEDNFEWDDFQTQDQQRENANEWRMSIATHMWTDAQPNANNENNDNQESENEGEE